The following coding sequences lie in one Mucilaginibacter sp. KACC 22773 genomic window:
- a CDS encoding DUF5684 domain-containing protein produces the protein METYDASSGSPAVFAALFGIMMIPAIITWVIVVVGMWKVFEKAGKPGWASIIPIYNVIVLLEIVGKPVWWIIMFLIPCVNFIFGIWTINLLSKSYGQSEGFTIGLLLLPFIFYPILGFGNYQYIGPAGAGFAGFQPYDPSKDYQDPFNPNTPQA, from the coding sequence ATGGAAACTTACGACGCTTCTTCCGGTTCTCCCGCGGTGTTTGCCGCTTTATTTGGAATTATGATGATACCAGCTATTATTACGTGGGTAATTGTAGTTGTTGGTATGTGGAAAGTATTTGAAAAGGCTGGTAAGCCAGGATGGGCATCAATTATTCCTATTTACAATGTTATCGTACTACTTGAAATTGTTGGCAAACCTGTATGGTGGATTATTATGTTTTTAATACCATGCGTCAATTTTATTTTTGGCATCTGGACTATTAATCTATTAAGCAAAAGCTACGGCCAAAGCGAAGGTTTTACCATAGGCTTATTACTATTGCCATTTATATTTTATCCAATACTCGGCTTTGGTAATTACCAATATATTGGCCCTGCTGGTGCTGGTTTTGCGGGTTTTCAACCATATGATCCTTCAAAAGATTATCAGGATCCATTTAACCCTAATACGCCGCAAGCTTAA
- a CDS encoding DUF2752 domain-containing protein: MLPNFITLQLFCSQLGFIHWLQNHLIPCPFKYFTGIDCPGCGFQRSVIALVQGDLNKSFALYPPAIPLLLFFAYGIADNYFKLDTKKSAVKKTLFMIVGSIVLISYCIKMYSLYRHYSTSA; encoded by the coding sequence ATGCTGCCCAATTTTATCACATTACAATTATTTTGCAGTCAGTTGGGTTTTATCCACTGGCTGCAAAATCATTTAATACCCTGTCCGTTTAAATATTTCACCGGTATTGATTGCCCCGGATGCGGCTTTCAGCGTTCGGTAATTGCCCTTGTACAAGGCGATTTAAATAAAAGCTTCGCGTTATACCCTCCTGCCATCCCTCTCCTTTTATTTTTTGCCTACGGTATTGCAGATAACTATTTTAAGCTCGACACCAAAAAATCAGCGGTAAAAAAAACACTGTTTATGATTGTTGGCAGTATAGTGCTTATTAGCTATTGCATCAAAATGTACAGCCTTTACCGGCATTATAGTACATCTGCCTGA
- a CDS encoding RDD family protein has translation MQTIRITTSQNIDIDYEVAGLGERIVAYLIDMAMFIVIFIAAMIVMSMLNILNSEGALIGVLVIIYASLYVFYDLACEIAMNGQSVGKRIMKIKVISLDGARPRFSQYLLRWLFRIIDFFPGTMHLCGLISVAVSDKSQRVGDMVAGTTLIRTQARTKINNIAFSPSADDYQPVFAAAASLNDKDIELINEVINSYIKNRNSVLVFNMAQRIKDLLGITPPAEMNDMLFLQTIIKDYSHIVAQADVL, from the coding sequence ATGCAAACTATAAGAATAACCACATCACAAAACATTGATATTGACTACGAAGTTGCCGGCCTGGGCGAACGTATTGTTGCTTACCTGATCGACATGGCCATGTTTATAGTAATATTTATTGCAGCCATGATTGTGATGTCGATGTTAAACATACTAAATTCCGAAGGGGCGCTAATTGGCGTTTTGGTTATTATATATGCATCGCTATACGTGTTTTATGACTTGGCTTGCGAAATTGCCATGAACGGGCAAAGTGTTGGTAAGCGCATCATGAAAATAAAGGTGATAAGCCTTGACGGTGCCCGGCCCCGGTTCAGCCAATACTTGTTACGCTGGCTGTTTAGGATTATTGATTTTTTCCCGGGCACTATGCATTTGTGTGGATTGATAAGTGTTGCCGTATCTGATAAATCGCAGCGAGTGGGCGATATGGTTGCCGGTACTACACTCATCCGCACCCAGGCGCGCACAAAAATCAACAATATAGCTTTTAGCCCCTCTGCCGATGATTATCAGCCGGTTTTTGCTGCCGCTGCCAGCCTTAATGATAAAGATATTGAATTGATAAATGAGGTAATAAACAGCTATATTAAAAATCGTAACAGCGTGCTGGTGTTTAATATGGCACAACGTATCAAAGACCTCTTAGGGATAACACCGCCAGCCGAAATGAACGATATGTTGTTTTTGCAAACCATTATAAAAGATTACAGCCACATTGTAGCTCAGGCAGATGTACTATAA
- a CDS encoding stage II sporulation protein M — translation MREPLFVKQNAAKWSSFEQSPTDDPDELAERFIQITDDLAYAKTFYPKSKTTAYLNGLAAGLHQSIYKNKSEKSNRFLTFWKYELPILFKTYQRPLLYSFIFFIIFCLIGALSAKYDENFVRLILGDSYIDMTNANIAKGDPFGVYKQGGETLMFLAIAANNIYVSLVTFVSGVIFSVGSVYFLFRNGLMLGSFQYYFFSKGLGLKSILVVWIHGTLEISSIMIAGAAGIILGNSLLFPKTYTRLVSLKRGAKDGMKVAIGIVPILIVAAFFEGFVTRHTEMPVWLSVSILTSSLLFIIWYVIIYPNKIYKTLNHYATKN, via the coding sequence ATGCGCGAACCTCTTTTTGTAAAACAAAACGCTGCCAAATGGAGCAGCTTTGAACAATCGCCAACGGACGATCCTGATGAGCTTGCCGAAAGGTTTATCCAAATAACCGACGACCTTGCTTACGCCAAAACATTTTATCCAAAATCAAAAACCACGGCCTACCTTAACGGGCTGGCAGCAGGTTTACATCAATCCATCTACAAAAACAAAAGCGAAAAAAGCAACCGCTTCTTAACCTTTTGGAAATACGAATTGCCCATTTTGTTTAAAACCTACCAAAGGCCGTTGCTATACTCATTTATATTTTTCATCATATTTTGCTTGATAGGTGCGCTATCGGCAAAATATGATGAAAACTTTGTGCGTCTTATTTTGGGCGACAGTTATATAGACATGACCAATGCAAACATTGCCAAAGGCGACCCGTTTGGTGTGTACAAACAAGGTGGCGAAACATTGATGTTTTTGGCTATAGCAGCCAACAACATCTATGTATCGCTGGTTACGTTTGTAAGCGGCGTTATATTTTCTGTCGGATCTGTTTATTTTCTTTTCCGTAACGGGCTGATGCTGGGCTCGTTCCAATACTACTTTTTCAGTAAGGGATTGGGCTTAAAATCAATCCTGGTAGTTTGGATACATGGTACTTTAGAGATTTCGTCTATTATGATAGCGGGTGCTGCTGGCATTATTTTAGGCAACAGCCTTTTGTTTCCTAAAACGTATACACGCTTGGTATCCTTAAAAAGAGGCGCGAAAGACGGTATGAAAGTAGCCATTGGCATAGTACCAATTTTAATTGTTGCGGCCTTTTTTGAAGGTTTTGTAACCCGCCATACCGAAATGCCTGTTTGGCTTAGCGTTAGCATTTTAACTTCGTCATTATTGTTTATCATTTGGTATGTAATTATATACCCCAATAAAATTTATAAAACCCTAAACCACTATGCAACCAAAAATTGA
- a CDS encoding DUF4129 domain-containing protein codes for MKNINMLRLLCFIFFSFAIPVHSVKGVVPAKKSTKPLILKLDTQQVNVRHLDSAAIKAYSKLPEFKYDEEIQKDPSWWTRFWHWFWTWLKNLFKPAKISDNKVNPFFQVLLYVLQYLFIGAGLAAVVFLVLKLAGIDLLHVFRRKSMGANLPYQESLENIHDINFDDELERAIAQHNYRLAVRLLYLKCLKQLSDADLIKWQIDKTNNAYINELTNPNQRQVFKTLTLQFEYIWYGEFGIDASVFKNISTLFTDFKKEIS; via the coding sequence TTGAAGAATATTAATATGCTGCGCCTGCTCTGCTTTATATTTTTTTCATTCGCTATTCCCGTTCATTCAGTTAAAGGTGTTGTTCCTGCTAAAAAGAGCACGAAACCTTTAATACTGAAGCTGGACACCCAACAGGTAAATGTGCGGCACCTGGATAGCGCAGCTATTAAAGCCTACAGCAAACTTCCCGAGTTTAAATACGATGAAGAAATACAAAAAGACCCATCATGGTGGACACGCTTTTGGCATTGGTTTTGGACCTGGCTTAAAAACCTGTTTAAACCAGCAAAAATTTCGGATAATAAAGTGAACCCGTTTTTCCAGGTGCTGTTATATGTACTGCAGTATCTTTTCATAGGCGCAGGGCTTGCGGCTGTGGTGTTCCTGGTTCTTAAACTGGCCGGTATCGATTTACTGCATGTGTTCAGGCGCAAATCAATGGGAGCAAATTTACCCTACCAGGAATCGTTGGAAAACATCCACGACATCAATTTTGACGACGAATTGGAGCGTGCCATCGCGCAGCACAATTACCGCCTGGCTGTAAGGCTGCTGTATTTAAAATGCCTGAAACAGCTTAGCGATGCCGACCTTATTAAATGGCAGATTGACAAAACAAACAATGCCTACATTAATGAATTAACCAACCCCAATCAGCGCCAGGTATTTAAAACCCTAACACTACAGTTTGAATATATTTGGTATGGCGAGTTTGGCATTGATGCCTCCGTTTTTAAAAACATCAGTACGTTATTTACAGATTTTAAAAAGGAGATATCATGA
- a CDS encoding DUF4350 domain-containing protein gives MKDFKIYISIASILLIVYLVAQYNKPNAINWQSTLAKNDKIPFGTYILHNQLEKLFPDAEIANTNKSIYNVFHNDSLQQGNYIIIAKSIKLNKFDFDEMMKYVKAGNSVFMSAFNWSGYLADSLKIESQAEYAKHNVSFNFVNSKLRAQSNYLFNRDIANQYFSSLDTAKATVLAQNYANHCTFMSYSFGKGHLYLCATPDLFTNYSLLTRQGSDFVEKAFSYLPATGHLYWDQFQNGDIPEDLSPLRVFFANPALQWAYYLSLCGILVFIFFEMKRRQRVIPVVEPLQNSTLEFVTVVGQVYYEKRDNANIAHKKVIYLLEHFRDYYRLKTNKLDNEFIDTLSKKTGVAIEFITDLVHSVIFVGAQHHVTDHELIRLNKLIEKFYSQTGHNGK, from the coding sequence ATGAAGGATTTTAAAATCTATATTTCAATTGCCAGTATCCTGCTTATAGTATACCTTGTTGCGCAGTACAATAAGCCCAACGCTATTAACTGGCAATCAACACTTGCCAAAAACGATAAAATTCCGTTTGGGACTTATATTTTGCATAACCAGCTTGAAAAGCTTTTTCCCGACGCCGAAATTGCCAATACCAACAAATCTATTTACAATGTTTTCCATAACGATAGCCTGCAGCAGGGTAATTACATCATTATAGCCAAAAGCATAAAGCTCAATAAATTTGATTTTGACGAAATGATGAAATACGTCAAAGCAGGCAATTCGGTGTTTATGTCGGCATTTAATTGGAGTGGCTACCTTGCCGATTCGCTAAAAATTGAGTCGCAGGCCGAGTATGCTAAACATAACGTATCTTTTAATTTTGTTAACAGCAAATTACGGGCTCAAAGTAACTACCTGTTTAACCGAGATATTGCAAACCAATATTTTAGCAGTCTTGATACAGCCAAAGCAACCGTTTTGGCTCAAAATTATGCCAATCACTGCACTTTTATGAGTTACAGTTTTGGCAAGGGGCACCTGTATTTATGTGCTACACCCGACTTATTCACCAACTACAGCCTATTAACCAGGCAAGGATCCGACTTTGTCGAAAAAGCATTCTCCTACCTACCGGCTACCGGCCATTTGTATTGGGACCAATTTCAAAATGGCGATATCCCTGAAGATCTTTCACCATTAAGGGTATTTTTTGCTAACCCAGCTTTGCAATGGGCATATTACCTGAGCCTTTGCGGTATTTTAGTTTTTATTTTTTTCGAAATGAAACGCCGCCAGCGGGTTATACCGGTAGTAGAGCCTTTACAAAATTCGACCCTGGAGTTTGTAACTGTTGTAGGGCAGGTTTATTATGAAAAACGCGACAATGCCAACATAGCCCACAAAAAAGTGATTTATTTATTGGAGCATTTCAGAGACTATTACCGCCTTAAAACCAACAAACTTGATAATGAATTTATAGATACTTTATCAAAAAAAACGGGCGTAGCCATCGAATTTATTACCGACCTGGTGCATTCGGTAATTTTTGTAGGTGCGCAACACCATGTTACCGACCACGAATTAATCAGATTAAATAAACTTATAGAGAAATTTTACAGCCAAACCGGACACAATGGAAAATGA
- a CDS encoding AAA family ATPase: MENDFFEQRTDMSRLSLAVDQIKATLGKIIVGQTVSIDLLIAGILADGHILIEGVPGVAKTLTAKLISKAIDAKYSRIQFTPDLMPSDILGTSVFNPKSTEFEFKQGPIFGNIILIDEINRAPAKTQSALFEVMEEKQVTIDGHTYKMQEPFTVLATQNPVEQEGTYRLPEAQLDRFLFKIEIKYPTLEEEIAIITQQHQQKTTDQLNNIASVLSAAEIISLRQQVRALHVERKLLEFTAKIVHETRNHKSLYLGGSPRATLAMINAAKALAAIKGRDFVTPDDIIYAAAPVLRHRVMLTPDKEMEGLSPDDVIGQIIQKIEVPR, from the coding sequence ATGGAAAATGATTTTTTTGAACAACGAACTGATATGAGCAGGTTAAGCCTGGCTGTTGACCAGATTAAAGCTACGCTGGGTAAAATTATTGTGGGGCAAACTGTGTCTATCGACTTGCTGATAGCCGGCATATTGGCCGATGGGCACATTTTGATTGAAGGGGTACCCGGAGTAGCCAAAACACTCACCGCCAAACTTATTTCAAAAGCTATTGATGCCAAATACTCCCGCATTCAGTTTACTCCGGATTTGATGCCATCAGATATATTAGGTACTTCTGTATTCAATCCTAAATCAACTGAGTTTGAATTTAAGCAGGGACCTATATTTGGCAATATCATCCTGATAGATGAAATTAACCGCGCACCGGCAAAAACACAATCGGCTTTGTTTGAGGTGATGGAAGAAAAGCAGGTTACAATTGACGGGCATACCTATAAAATGCAGGAGCCCTTTACTGTACTAGCTACCCAAAACCCGGTTGAACAGGAAGGCACTTACCGACTGCCCGAAGCACAATTAGATAGATTTTTATTTAAAATAGAAATTAAATATCCAACTCTTGAAGAAGAGATTGCTATTATAACCCAACAACATCAGCAAAAAACTACAGATCAGTTAAACAACATTGCATCTGTATTATCGGCTGCCGAAATTATTTCGCTAAGACAACAGGTAAGGGCCCTACATGTTGAGCGCAAGCTGCTGGAATTTACAGCTAAAATTGTTCATGAAACCCGCAACCATAAATCATTATACCTGGGTGGTTCGCCAAGGGCTACGCTGGCTATGATCAATGCAGCCAAGGCATTGGCGGCTATTAAAGGGCGTGATTTTGTTACGCCTGATGACATTATTTATGCTGCAGCCCCGGTATTAAGGCACCGTGTAATGCTTACGCCCGATAAGGAAATGGAAGGCCTGAGCCCCGACGATGTAATTGGGCAAATTATTCAAAAAATAGAGGTACCACGATAA
- a CDS encoding DUF58 domain-containing protein: MKNIYGLFYKDLFLTNRLFTGLGISVVVFVLSFFFPWLGVIPALVFWALVLLFMIDVLMLYKTAKGVFAKRHAPERLSNSDENELGVYCENWYPFNISIGIIDEIPFQFQKRDIWFKTTLKPHERKLISYSLRPTKRGEYEFGDIRVYAKSPLGLITRRYTFQQAETLPVYPSFLQMRKYELMAISNRLTDIGIKKIRRIGHSLEFEQVKNYVAGDDYRTINWKATARQGNLMVNSYTDEKSQHVYCIIDKSRAMKMPFEGLSLLDYAINASLVLSSVALIKEDKAGLITASEKIGAVIPADRKSSQLNKILEVLYKERTRYLETNMELLYSTVRTVIKQRSLVVFFTNYESMNALNRQLPYLKRIAKFHLLLVVFFENTELKTLSEKQATDLEGIYIKTIAEKFAYDKKLIVKELAKYGIQSILSAPQNLTVNTINKYLELKAKQKI, translated from the coding sequence GTGAAAAACATTTACGGCCTGTTTTACAAAGATCTTTTTTTAACCAACCGCCTGTTTACCGGTTTGGGAATAAGCGTGGTAGTGTTTGTGCTATCATTCTTTTTTCCCTGGCTTGGAGTAATACCGGCATTGGTTTTCTGGGCGTTGGTATTGCTGTTTATGATTGATGTGCTCATGCTTTATAAAACGGCCAAAGGCGTGTTTGCCAAGCGCCATGCTCCCGAAAGATTAAGCAACAGCGACGAAAACGAACTGGGTGTTTATTGTGAAAACTGGTATCCTTTTAATATCAGCATTGGCATTATCGACGAGATTCCGTTTCAGTTTCAAAAGCGCGACATCTGGTTTAAAACAACCTTAAAACCACATGAGCGCAAACTGATAAGCTATAGCTTGCGGCCTACCAAACGCGGCGAGTACGAATTTGGCGATATCCGGGTTTACGCCAAATCGCCATTAGGGCTCATCACGAGGCGTTATACTTTTCAGCAGGCCGAGACATTGCCGGTATACCCATCCTTCCTCCAGATGCGTAAATATGAGTTGATGGCTATCTCTAACCGGCTCACAGATATCGGCATAAAAAAAATACGCCGTATTGGCCACAGCCTGGAGTTTGAGCAGGTAAAAAACTATGTTGCCGGCGACGACTACCGCACCATTAACTGGAAAGCCACCGCCAGGCAGGGCAACCTGATGGTTAACTCCTATACCGACGAAAAATCGCAGCACGTGTATTGTATAATAGATAAATCAAGGGCGATGAAAATGCCTTTTGAAGGCTTAAGCCTGTTGGATTATGCTATAAACGCCAGCCTTGTGCTATCAAGTGTTGCGCTCATAAAAGAGGACAAGGCGGGCTTGATTACCGCATCTGAAAAAATTGGTGCTGTTATTCCTGCCGATAGAAAATCCTCGCAATTGAATAAAATACTGGAGGTTTTGTATAAGGAGCGTACCCGCTACCTGGAAACCAACATGGAACTATTATACAGCACCGTACGTACAGTAATAAAACAGCGCAGCCTGGTAGTCTTTTTCACCAATTACGAAAGCATGAACGCCCTTAACCGGCAGCTGCCCTACCTGAAACGGATAGCCAAATTTCACCTGCTGCTGGTAGTGTTTTTTGAAAACACCGAACTTAAAACCCTGAGCGAAAAACAGGCAACCGACCTTGAAGGTATCTACATAAAAACCATCGCCGAAAAGTTTGCTTACGATAAAAAACTCATAGTAAAAGAGCTGGCTAAATATGGGATCCAATCTATTTTAAGTGCGCCGCAAAATTTGACGGTTAATACCATCAACAAGTATTTGGAATTAAAGGCTAAACAGAAGATTTAA
- a CDS encoding mechanosensitive ion channel family protein: protein MELKDFYIDTHKWIVDNWVRYSFGLIVLIVGLWFIKFLRARLRNRMLQRQVHSSLQPFLLSLTITSLYILLIISVINIFGFQLTIFTTIIGAFSVAAGLALSGTFQNFAGGVLILLLKPFEVDDSIIAQGQDGKVVSIQIFYTVLITADNKQVIIPNGKLFNEVIVNVTREGKRRLDFEIKIAYANDLDKVKGIINQAISSTHDLLTEPAARVGIISMEIDSVRITINVWVEPANFLTAKIALQEKIFKDFSANGVAFPKAG, encoded by the coding sequence ATGGAGTTGAAAGATTTTTATATTGATACACACAAATGGATAGTTGATAATTGGGTTCGCTATTCATTCGGATTAATCGTTCTGATTGTTGGTCTTTGGTTCATCAAATTTTTAAGGGCGCGGCTACGCAACCGGATGCTTCAAAGGCAGGTACACTCATCGTTACAGCCCTTTCTTCTTAGTCTTACAATTACCAGTCTTTATATATTACTTATCATTTCGGTAATTAATATTTTTGGCTTCCAGCTTACCATTTTCACTACAATAATTGGTGCATTTAGCGTTGCAGCCGGTTTGGCGCTTTCAGGTACGTTTCAAAATTTTGCGGGTGGGGTGCTCATTTTGCTTTTGAAGCCATTTGAGGTTGATGACAGTATAATAGCCCAGGGCCAGGATGGTAAAGTAGTATCTATCCAGATTTTTTACACCGTTTTAATTACCGCCGATAACAAGCAGGTAATTATTCCCAACGGAAAGCTTTTTAACGAGGTGATTGTAAACGTAACCCGTGAGGGTAAACGCCGGTTGGATTTTGAGATTAAGATAGCATACGCCAATGATCTGGATAAAGTGAAGGGTATCATTAACCAGGCCATCAGTTCAACCCATGACCTGCTTACAGAACCGGCCGCAAGGGTAGGAATTATCAGTATGGAGATAGACTCAGTACGTATTACCATAAACGTATGGGTGGAACCAGCCAACTTTTTAACCGCCAAAATAGCCCTGCAGGAAAAGATATTTAAGGATTTCAGCGCTAATGGAGTTGCGTTCCCGAAGGCGGGGTAG
- the groL gene encoding chaperonin GroEL (60 kDa chaperone family; promotes refolding of misfolded polypeptides especially under stressful conditions; forms two stacked rings of heptamers to form a barrel-shaped 14mer; ends can be capped by GroES; misfolded proteins enter the barrel where they are refolded when GroES binds) — protein MAKQVKYNVEARDALKRGVDILANAVKVTLGPKGRNVIIDKKFGSPSITKDGVTVAKEIELKDALENMGAQMVKEVASKTADIAGDGTTTATVLAQAIVTAGIKNVAAGANPMDLKRGIDKAVAAVVEDLKAQSQTVGEDNNKIKQVAAISANNDEIIGSLIAEAMAKVGKDGVITVEEAKGTETEVKTVEGMQFDRGYLSPYFVTNADKMEVELENPYILIYDKKISSMKELLPILEKQVQTGKPLLIIAEDLDGEALATLVVNKIRGSLKVAAVKAPGFGDRRKAMLEDIAILTGGTLISEERGYKLENADLTYLGTAEKIIIDKDNTTIINGAGSADEIKGRVGQIKSQIESTTSDYDREKLQERLAKLSGGVAVLYVGAATEVEMKEKKDRVDDALHATRAAVEEGIVAGGGVAFIRAVAALADLKGDNEDENTGIQIIRRAIEEPLRQICQNAGIEGSIVVQKVKEGTGDFGYNARTDKYENLIAAGVIDPTKVGRVALENAASIAAMLLTTEVVLADDPEDAPAGGPPMGGGGMGGMM, from the coding sequence ATGGCAAAACAAGTTAAATACAATGTTGAAGCACGCGACGCCTTAAAACGCGGTGTTGATATTTTAGCTAATGCGGTTAAAGTAACATTAGGCCCTAAAGGCAGAAACGTAATTATTGATAAAAAATTCGGCTCACCATCAATCACCAAAGATGGTGTTACTGTTGCTAAAGAAATCGAACTGAAAGATGCTTTAGAAAACATGGGTGCCCAAATGGTTAAAGAAGTTGCATCAAAAACTGCTGATATTGCAGGTGATGGTACTACTACTGCTACCGTTTTAGCACAAGCTATTGTAACCGCAGGTATTAAAAACGTAGCTGCCGGTGCAAACCCAATGGATTTAAAACGTGGTATTGATAAAGCTGTTGCAGCTGTTGTTGAGGATTTAAAAGCTCAATCACAAACTGTAGGCGAAGACAATAACAAAATAAAACAGGTTGCTGCAATTTCTGCAAATAACGACGAGATCATCGGTTCGTTAATTGCCGAAGCTATGGCTAAAGTTGGTAAAGATGGTGTTATCACTGTTGAAGAAGCAAAAGGAACTGAAACTGAAGTTAAAACTGTAGAAGGTATGCAGTTTGATCGTGGTTACCTTTCTCCTTACTTTGTTACCAATGCTGATAAAATGGAAGTGGAGTTAGAAAATCCTTACATCCTGATCTACGATAAAAAGATCTCGTCGATGAAAGAATTACTTCCCATCCTTGAAAAACAAGTACAAACAGGTAAACCATTATTGATCATTGCCGAGGACCTTGATGGCGAAGCATTGGCTACTTTGGTAGTTAACAAAATTCGTGGTTCGCTGAAAGTTGCTGCTGTTAAAGCTCCTGGCTTTGGCGATCGTCGTAAAGCTATGTTAGAGGATATTGCTATCCTTACTGGTGGTACTTTGATCTCGGAAGAAAGAGGTTACAAATTAGAAAATGCTGATTTGACTTACTTAGGTACTGCCGAGAAAATCATTATCGACAAAGATAACACAACTATCATCAACGGTGCTGGTTCTGCCGATGAGATTAAAGGTCGTGTTGGCCAAATCAAATCTCAAATCGAATCAACTACATCTGATTATGACCGCGAAAAATTACAGGAGCGTTTAGCCAAATTATCTGGCGGTGTTGCTGTACTTTACGTAGGTGCTGCTACAGAGGTTGAAATGAAAGAGAAAAAAGATCGTGTTGACGATGCTTTACACGCAACACGTGCCGCTGTTGAAGAAGGTATTGTTGCTGGTGGTGGCGTTGCCTTCATCCGCGCGGTAGCTGCTTTAGCTGATTTGAAAGGTGATAACGAAGACGAGAACACTGGTATCCAGATCATCCGTCGCGCTATCGAAGAGCCTTTACGTCAGATTTGCCAGAACGCTGGTATCGAAGGTTCAATCGTAGTACAAAAAGTTAAAGAAGGTACAGGTGATTTTGGTTACAATGCCCGTACCGATAAATACGAAAACCTGATTGCAGCAGGCGTTATCGACCCAACTAAAGTTGGCCGTGTAGCTTTAGAGAACGCAGCTTCTATCGCAGCTATGTTGTTAACAACAGAAGTTGTATTAGCTGATGATCCTGAAGATGCTCCAGCCGGTGGCCCACCAATGGGCGGCGGCGGCATGGGCGGCATGATGTAA
- the groES gene encoding co-chaperone GroES produces MSLNIKPIGDRVVVEAAAAEEKTASGIIIPDTAKEKPQRGTIVAVGNGKVDEPLTVKVGDQVLYGKYAGTEITYEGKEYLIMRESDVYAVL; encoded by the coding sequence ATGTCATTAAACATTAAACCAATCGGCGACAGAGTGGTTGTAGAGGCCGCAGCGGCCGAAGAGAAAACCGCCTCGGGAATCATTATCCCTGATACCGCTAAAGAAAAACCTCAGCGTGGAACTATCGTTGCAGTAGGTAACGGTAAAGTAGATGAGCCTTTAACAGTAAAAGTTGGTGACCAGGTTTTATATGGTAAATATGCCGGTACCGAAATTACCTACGAAGGAAAAGAGTATTTAATTATGCGCGAATCTGACGTTTACGCGGTATTGTAA